Proteins from a single region of Chromobacterium sp. ATCC 53434:
- a CDS encoding ParA family protein — MKTIATFSQKGGSGKSTLAVHLGVAAEEDGCKVIILDRDDAQASSSRWAACRAAAVPIVLKTPPSKLQGALDAAKAKDFGLAIIDGPPHSSPDAAAIARIADFILIPVRPTAFDLAAVGNAVKIVTAAGKQPLFVLSACPSRVPEVADARQALGDFGEVAPVEIGERIAFSRAIATGRSVTEFDPRGKAAAEIRALWRWIKEKTR, encoded by the coding sequence GTGAAGACCATCGCCACATTCTCGCAAAAAGGCGGCTCGGGTAAGTCTACCTTGGCCGTTCACCTGGGCGTCGCCGCGGAAGAAGACGGCTGCAAAGTCATCATCCTGGACCGCGACGATGCGCAGGCCTCCAGCTCGCGCTGGGCCGCTTGTCGTGCAGCTGCAGTCCCCATCGTCCTCAAGACACCTCCGTCTAAACTCCAGGGCGCACTCGATGCCGCCAAGGCCAAGGACTTCGGCCTTGCCATCATTGATGGGCCGCCGCACTCCTCGCCGGACGCCGCCGCAATCGCGCGGATAGCCGACTTCATCCTGATCCCCGTCCGGCCGACGGCATTCGACCTGGCTGCGGTCGGCAACGCGGTGAAAATCGTCACGGCCGCCGGCAAGCAGCCGCTGTTTGTGCTGTCCGCCTGCCCTTCACGCGTTCCTGAAGTGGCTGACGCGCGCCAGGCGCTGGGCGATTTCGGCGAAGTGGCACCGGTGGAGATCGGCGAGCGCATCGCCTTCTCACGCGCCATTGCCACCGGCCGGTCGGTAACGGAGTTCGACCCGCGCGGCAAGGCGGCGGCCGAGATCCGCGCGCTATGGCGGTGGATCAAGGAGAAGACGCGATGA
- a CDS encoding IS3 family transposase encodes MKFRAIHALSGRYPVAPMCQLFRVSRSGYYAWLHRPPSAREMANRQLLREIRLVHAEVNGIYGHRRIHAELLAQGFVCGRHRIADLMRRNGIRVRARKRWRPASGGQHLLPVAPNLLQRHFAAGGDINQRWVSDMTYIRTGEGWLYLAVVLDLYSRAIVGWAMHHRMQQELVHAALTMAVARRQPSGEVILHSDRGSQYWASRITQAFQQA; translated from the coding sequence GTGAAATTCCGCGCGATTCACGCTCTGTCGGGCCGCTACCCGGTAGCCCCGATGTGCCAACTGTTTCGTGTGTCCCGCAGTGGCTACTATGCGTGGCTACACCGCCCACCTTCGGCGCGAGAGATGGCGAACCGACAACTACTGCGCGAAATCCGGCTGGTGCATGCCGAGGTCAACGGTATTTATGGCCATCGGCGTATCCATGCCGAACTTCTTGCACAGGGCTTCGTCTGCGGGCGACATCGCATCGCGGACTTGATGCGGCGAAACGGTATCAGGGTTAGAGCGCGTAAACGTTGGAGACCCGCGAGCGGTGGTCAACACCTTCTACCCGTGGCGCCCAATTTGCTGCAGCGACACTTTGCTGCTGGCGGCGACATCAATCAGCGCTGGGTGTCGGACATGACCTATATCCGAACCGGTGAAGGGTGGCTGTACTTGGCGGTGGTACTCGACCTGTACTCCCGGGCGATAGTGGGCTGGGCCATGCATCATCGAATGCAGCAAGAACTGGTGCATGCTGCCCTGACGATGGCAGTGGCGCGTCGCCAGCCTTCAGGAGAGGTAATTCTGCATTCGGACCGCGGGAGTCAGTACTGGGCATCTCGAATAACCCAAGCTTTTCAGCAAGCCTAA
- a CDS encoding transposase, translated as MTKTRRTFPEALKREAVEQVLAGTPLRHVAQAFDITESLLGKWKRQLQDAGPDAFPGRGKQTGEAAELKRLRDELARVTMERDVLKKALAIFSQPTK; from the coding sequence ATGACCAAGACCAGACGTACTTTCCCGGAGGCCCTCAAGCGCGAAGCGGTTGAGCAGGTACTTGCCGGCACCCCGTTACGGCATGTTGCCCAAGCCTTCGACATTACCGAGTCGCTGCTGGGCAAGTGGAAGCGTCAGCTCCAAGACGCCGGACCAGATGCCTTCCCTGGCCGAGGCAAACAGACCGGTGAAGCCGCCGAGCTCAAGCGACTGCGGGATGAGCTGGCCCGCGTTACCATGGAGCGCGATGTCCTAAAAAAGGCGCTTGCCATCTTCTCGCAACCCACGAAGTGA
- a CDS encoding integrase arm-type DNA-binding domain-containing protein yields the protein MPLTDVKIRTAKPSEKPYRLSDGRGLFLEVRPTGSKFWRYSYRHGGKQSMLTMGEYPFVSLSDARRLLEDARESVAKGIDPNAKKAAEKLTNIQAHQNTFSVVAAEWYSSHAPHWKGSTASTASRNLEKDILPFFGELPISMISPAMVLGRLREIEKRGSPETAKQVRQRISAIMEYAIVTLRIEMNPAASLKGAIKSAPTQHTSTLPINRLGDFRRALAEYKGLGLSKQAVYLLIYTMARTIEVRFMEWSELDLERAEWRIPGSKMKNGENHIVPLPKQAVSILQSLHDLSGRERYVLPNTRDYDRPMSASTVNSVIHNIGFKGCVSGHGFRGTASTILHEQGYRSEVIERALAHTDGNTVRAAYNHALYLEERRRLLQDWADFFDAQ from the coding sequence ATGCCTCTTACTGACGTCAAAATCAGGACAGCCAAACCGTCCGAAAAACCCTACCGCCTTTCAGATGGGCGCGGCCTTTTTCTTGAGGTTCGTCCGACCGGTTCGAAGTTCTGGCGCTACAGTTACCGGCACGGTGGCAAGCAGTCCATGCTCACCATGGGTGAATACCCCTTTGTCTCCCTGTCTGACGCTCGCCGGTTGTTGGAAGATGCGCGAGAGAGCGTGGCGAAGGGCATTGATCCCAATGCAAAGAAGGCTGCTGAGAAGCTAACCAACATCCAGGCCCATCAGAACACGTTTTCAGTGGTGGCCGCGGAGTGGTATTCCTCGCATGCACCGCACTGGAAAGGAAGTACTGCCTCCACGGCAAGTCGGAATCTGGAAAAGGACATATTGCCATTTTTTGGCGAGTTGCCCATTTCGATGATCAGCCCTGCAATGGTTTTGGGAAGACTGAGAGAGATCGAGAAGCGTGGATCGCCAGAAACTGCCAAGCAAGTCCGGCAGCGAATCTCCGCGATCATGGAGTACGCCATCGTCACCTTGCGTATCGAGATGAATCCGGCGGCGTCGCTGAAGGGGGCAATCAAGTCAGCCCCGACTCAACATACCTCGACGCTTCCTATTAATCGACTTGGGGATTTTCGACGCGCCCTAGCCGAGTACAAAGGCCTTGGCCTCTCAAAGCAAGCGGTGTACTTGCTAATTTACACCATGGCCAGAACTATTGAAGTCAGGTTCATGGAGTGGTCCGAACTTGACCTTGAGCGGGCAGAGTGGCGCATTCCTGGCTCAAAGATGAAGAATGGCGAAAACCATATCGTTCCGCTGCCGAAGCAGGCAGTTTCCATTCTGCAGTCATTGCACGATCTGTCCGGCAGAGAACGCTATGTTCTCCCGAATACACGGGACTATGACCGCCCCATGAGCGCCTCCACGGTGAATAGTGTCATCCATAATATCGGCTTTAAAGGGTGCGTATCCGGTCATGGTTTCCGCGGTACCGCTTCAACCATTCTACATGAGCAAGGCTACCGCTCCGAAGTAATTGAGCGTGCGCTGGCCCACACGGATGGCAACACAGTACGAGCCGCCTATAACCACGCGCTCTATCTTGAAGAGCGGCGCAGGCTCCTACAAGACTGGGCTGATTTTTTCGATGCCCAATAG
- a CDS encoding IS5 family transposase translates to MKPRNAIKKDLFAADHHRQKIDHLGDPLVEIEKHINFAALAAEVDRVAPRPVSQQGGRPPFPTETMVRILVLKRLYNLSDEQMEYQLLDRMSYQRFCGLGQAVNIPDRTTIWTFENRIGETGARALFDGVSAQLLKQGYIARGGQIIDATLVPAPKQHNSSDEKMLLDQGATPADWKPAKRRQKDQDASWTKKHGKSYFGYKLSVNVDNKYKLIRKFKTDTASTHDSQHFDNVFDTSNTSRDVYADRGYPSEARGAQLAQDRFRNRIQRKGHANKPLSECQQQRNHRIAKVRARVEHVFAMIDQMGGKLVRTIGQPRANFALTMMATCYNLKRLVFLRKAGIVAF, encoded by the coding sequence CAACGCCATCAAGAAAGACCTGTTCGCCGCCGACCACCACCGGCAGAAGATCGACCACCTGGGCGACCCTCTGGTCGAGATCGAGAAGCACATCAACTTTGCCGCCTTGGCGGCCGAGGTCGATCGGGTCGCGCCTCGGCCAGTCAGCCAGCAGGGCGGCCGCCCGCCGTTTCCGACCGAAACGATGGTGCGGATTCTGGTCCTCAAGCGGCTGTACAACCTGTCCGATGAACAAATGGAGTATCAACTGCTCGACCGGATGAGTTATCAGCGTTTCTGTGGGCTGGGCCAGGCGGTCAACATCCCTGACCGCACCACGATTTGGACCTTCGAGAATCGGATCGGCGAAACCGGGGCCCGTGCACTGTTCGATGGCGTGTCAGCACAATTGCTCAAGCAAGGCTATATCGCGCGCGGCGGCCAAATCATCGACGCGACGTTGGTGCCAGCGCCGAAGCAGCACAACAGCAGCGACGAGAAGATGCTGCTCGATCAGGGCGCAACGCCGGCCGATTGGAAACCCGCGAAGCGGCGCCAGAAGGACCAGGATGCCAGCTGGACCAAAAAGCACGGCAAATCCTACTTTGGCTACAAACTGTCGGTGAACGTCGACAACAAATACAAGCTGATCCGCAAGTTCAAAACTGATACGGCCAGTACGCATGACAGCCAGCATTTCGACAACGTCTTCGATACCAGCAATACAAGCCGGGATGTTTACGCCGACCGAGGCTATCCGTCCGAGGCCCGTGGAGCGCAGCTTGCCCAAGACAGATTTCGGAATCGGATTCAGCGAAAGGGGCACGCCAACAAGCCGCTGTCCGAGTGCCAGCAGCAGCGCAACCACCGCATCGCCAAGGTTCGTGCCCGTGTCGAACACGTGTTCGCCATGATTGATCAGATGGGAGGCAAGTTGGTCCGCACAATTGGCCAACCGCGCGCGAACTTTGCGCTGACGATGATGGCGACCTGTTACAACCTAAAGCGCTTGGTGTTCCTCCGGAAAGCCGGAATCGTGGCCTTCTGA